GTGAAATCGGGAATCCACCTGCCCGGTTAATGTCCAAAGGGGCTTTTCCAGTAGACACTCTTGGTGTTTCTTACGAAACTCTTGCGATCTGGCTCGTGTGGTGGACTTCTGTTTAGTATTCACTTGGCTTTGGTTACAGAATTTTTCTCTTTCAAACTTTAGACTTAATGTTACCGAAGCTAGAGATTTATTTGCTATAGCTAACAATAAGATCCCCATGGTTTACCTTTTAAATATACAATTCAGGCGATTCTATGATGACAACTATACAGGGGACCTCTACTTTTTGTGCTCGATGCTCAGTGCAATAGTTCTAAATGGTTTTGTTGGCTTAAATAAGTTAGGTTTGGTCACTACCAGAAAGGACATTTAGCATCAAGTGAATTTATTAAGCTATTTTGCTGAAGCATTTGTTGTTGGAGCACAACATTTTTTTTCCTATGGTATAGCTGCCGAGTAGATTAGTATTCTTTCGATTGTGAGTACTTGCACCGTGAATCCACTGGAGATTCTTGAATGTATAATGCCTTTTAGTGCAATTTTGGCAGTGTCGGAGTTTACTTTGGGCGTCTCAAATGTTCTGTTATGAGAAAACTTTATATGTTAAATCCTGTTGCTCATAGAAATATCATTCTTGCCAATTTTACGAACAAAAAAATTTATTCTGCCTCCTGTTTTCGTTTCTGCCCAAACCGTAAATGGAATGACCCTGCTGAACCCAGTTACTTTTGCCATTTGATGGAGCTCATCATTTTAGCTTAATATGTTCCCTTCATATTGGGTCAACTAAAATGCTGCCATGCTTCTCTTATGCTCCTTGAGTCTAGGGACATTTTCCAATTTTAAGAAAATTGAAAATACTAAGTTGATTTTTGTTTAGTTTGTTATAGTATTTTACTTGCAAATGTTTGTGCAGAAGCACTAGAGTACTTCTAATAGTAATAGCATGAAGGCTAAATCATGGTTTTTGTCTTGCATTTAGTTAGCTTGTTTAAGTAGTTTCTGATAATTTCACGTTTTGCATATGTATCTAGTAGCCTACATTTTTCCATGTAGCAGTATGTGATTTGAGCTCAGCCAACGGAGACAGTGGCGTAGGGAGATTGAGGCAGGTGGGGTCACCGGACCCCACTAGACTTTTTAAATTTTTGATACCTTTGTATATAATATATGCATGTACGTATAATACCTAGCTAGCTGGTTGATGTTGTTAAAAGGGTATTTGTTTTGATTAGTAAGGATACTAATCTTTTGACCCGCTGGGTTCGTTCATAGCTTCAGTCTAGTACTTTTTTTTGCTATAAATCAATTGCACTTCCTCTGTCCTAATATACCATCCTAATATGCATGTCCCTTTTAAAAAATAAATGTGTCCTAAATTACTTGTTCATTTCTTATTTCTATACAAATTTAAGGACAATTTTTTAAAATCTTAATATTCGTAATTTTTTCAAAACAGAAATGTAAGATGAGATGGAGAAAGTAATGTTTTACTAAAATATTTTGCCCCCACTACCATTTATGGCTGGCTCCGCCACTGAACGGAGAGTTTAGTTTTTCTAACTAATTCCTATAAGCTCAGAGTTGGCTGACTGGCTAAGGGTCCCATGCTTTTTTGCTTTTCTAGGAGTTATAGAATCTGGACCACGATAAATTAGCAGCCGACATTGGAATGCTAAAGAATGTTGAATGTTCTATCCTAGTTTTATCAAGTGTGAAAATTTTATTAGCAAATAATGGCACAAGCCTTCTGGGAGTAGTTCTGAGTGTCAAATCATCGTGATTTTGGTCTCAGGAAAGTTTAGGTTTCTTGTCTGTTTTTTAACAACCTTATAGGGAAGTGAGAAACTTGATTTCAGCTAACTGGCCTTAAGAAGGAGATATGTGACACCTCCTTTGTTGCATGTAAATATCAACCTCAGCTGATTCAAGTTCTAGGAATTATTCAGTTAGTTCTATCATTGATCTCAAACTGTATCAGCACTTTATATCAGTTTTTTGTTAGTTGCGAGCCTTCCCTCCCCTCCTGCACTCTCTTCGGTGCCCCTAGCATTTGAATCTTCCATGAACCCTCCCACACAGTAGTGCTGGTGCACcggtttcacttattttttatgCTTCCTTTTTCCTTCATTAGTGCTCGTGGCTCCACCGGGTATATAGCTAGTTACATTTGCTTTAGTATGAGTAAGCAAATAATAGGCAAGTGACTTGTTGGTGTTGAAAGTACAACAAGTGGTCATCCTTTCTGCTTCTTTGGAGTTCTAAGACAAGGTTTCAGGGAAACAGTAAATTTAATTGGAGTGAAATAATGTGTTGAGAAGTCTTGTTCAACAGTGGAGCAGCATGCTGAATCACTTAGTCAAGTAAGTGACAAACTGATAACTTGTTTTAAGCTTTTGACACTGATGTATTGCTTCTTTGATAATTGAGCTTGTATTTCTTATCATATCTGGTAGGTTGAATTTCTAAGGTTTTTAAATTTGACAAGGTACAGAGAATTTAACAATAATTGTGATCTAAAGTTCCAAGATCGGTTAAAGTTTTTCACGCTAGTCACTATTTATGTATAGGTTTTGGACTTTTAGGGCGAGAACTAATAATCATAGGTCAAATTTTGGTGAACTATTAGATTTATGTTGTGTTGAACCTTTTGTCTTAAGAAGTCCTGAAATTTCAGCAGTGTAATTAGCTTAATTTACATTGTAGCTCTTGCGTACATCCCTTATGGTACTAGTGAACTAGGAATTTCTCTATGTGATGATTGCAAACGTAATCCGAAAAAACAAAGGTATAATGTTGTCTGATTTTTAGTTTGCTTTTTGTTACAGTTATATTATAATCTTTAGTTAGTAGACTTGATGATTCTTTTTATAAATATGTAGGCAAGACCACTAAGTTATTTGGATAAGCGCTGTGTAGTATTAGAGTGACCCCCCCCCTCTCTACCCCTCTCCTTCTCCCCCTTTCCTCCCCTCCCTCGTACATCTTATCTGGATTCTTTATTTATATACCCAACTCTATTATAAGGGCAAGCTAGTTAGTGAACATCCAATTTGGTGCTTCTTACTTACACTGTTTGTTGTAAAAATATTTAGTTTGGAGATTGTGAGTTTTAAAAGAATGTATATAAATGTGTTGTGTTGTACCACTCTATCTAATTTAAAATATATGCAGGTTATAGTATTTGaattttattcagattttttGCCCTTCCTGTGATAAGAAATGTGTGTGTTTTTACTTCTTAGAAATTGACTTTCTTGCGTTGGTTATATAGACTGTTATGATTAAAGAAATCAAACATGTTATCTCCAAATTAATTTAGAATTAGTTTAGGTGGCTATCAGCGGAAGAGGTAATTTGTTTTTAGGGAAGAGCATTTCCTCCCAAAACCGGCCAAATCTGGGAAATACAATGTGACCAAACCTATTTGCTTATTGCCTGGTTGACATGGTCCGGTTTTAGTCCAGATCAGACGCAACACTACAAAAGGTTGGGTTTAGTTTTGCTATTTATACTGACCAGAAAACCGAACCGCCTAATCtaatatattcatataatcttattatatatattattcaatAAGTATTATGTCATAGGAGTTAGAGGTGGCAAAATCAGACACGATCCGAAACCCGACACGAACCCAACCCTCAAAAGTACGAATTAGGGTTGAGATTTTTGACtttcgggtcgggttcgggttGGGTAAAAATTTACCCGAAAAAATCGGGTCATTTTCGGGTAGACCCGAAATACCCGAACCCGACCTCGACttgtttatttaaataattaatataatatattatatatgtttATACATGTATggttaaattttataaaatatttgttATATTGTGTTGTAATACATTTCTATATTTTATGTTAATTTGGCATTATATTTTCTTTGTAATGTTGAAAATTAAGagttattaattttttttatttattctaAATTTCGGGTTATTTCGGGTCAAACAGGTCAGTTTCGGGTAACTCGGGTGTCATAATTTTTGAATCCGTTTCGGGTCGGGTTTGGATCAGACTAAAAAAAATTCAGGTACATCCAACCCGACACGAACCCGACCCAGAACCCGAAATTGCCTCCCCTAATAGGAGTACTATTTGATCCCATGTGTATAGTTATTTATTTGCCGACCAGAAAACCGAACTACCTAATTAAATATATCTtcatataatatttaattatatatgttataaaatattaaatgtATTAATTCAGGTATTTTGCATCAAATATTATCttcaattaattttttattatttatgtTATTTAATATTAACAGTAATCATTAATTTATTTAAGATTTTAATTAGAAAAATGTATTATGTCATACTATCTAATCCCATTTGTATCGtttattgtattttattttctaTATTGCCTTCATTGATTTCCTGTTGGCATGGAATTGTGTGTTTGTCTTTATATCTTTGAAATTGAACTTGCATTGGTTGTTATCTTTCATGGGCTCGGGTATGTGTGTCATGTGTGGGTGGGAATCCAAGTATCGAGCTCGACCTTATGCCCATTTTTTAAGGTTGGGGTGCATGGGGGATGAGGCCCAAATTTCTAATTGAATCTGCCATTGCATTTTCGTAAGGGAAGTCGCTTCTCCATCTCTGGTGACATTGATGATTGAACACCAGATTCTTTCTTCGACATCTCCAACGGTTTTCTCTGGTGATCTTTGTTGTTCTTCCATATATATGTACATTATTCTAGTTATGTATACTCTATACATGTGTCTCCATGATTGTATCAGACTATCAGTTATATACAAATATTAATAAGTTATTATGCTTATATCATATGTGTATCTATGAGTAGGGAAAAGTTCTTTGGAGAACGTACATGTCTTGCAGAACAATATGTTTTGCAATGTTCTACTTGTATGGTCTCCAATAAAATAGCAGTCTCCATATTCCTCCAGTATGTTACTATATAAATATTATCTTCGAATTTATCTGTTTTAtataactaattaattcaaatatataCAAATTATTTTCTATGTTCACTTCCGTTCACATCAAATTACAGTCCAACACGGCTGCAGAACTAAGCCGTAAAGGGGCCGCGTTTGGTTTTACCACAATACTGACTGTAAAATCCTGAatcattaatattttttattaaaataattgaatATAATATATGGTTTATATATAACCGGATCAATGAATATATGGTTCTAGTAATTATATGTTGGCTGTTTTTTTTGTAACTACTTGGATCGGTTTCATAATACGGAATCAGTTTCACCTTACAAAATCAGCCAAACTGACCATGCTTGCTGGTAGTACCCTGCAATGTCATCCAAGTCGGTCAATGTCCAATCTCTTCGCGTGATATTGTTGGGTCCTGATTCCTGTCGTTTAACTCATGTACTTATCTACTGGGTTTCCCTGCTTTTATGTGGGAAGGTGAAGCTGATGTATGTCAGATTGTCAGCCTTTGGATTTTTTTGTTGCCTTGCCATATGCCATTTTTAATGTGTGTCTGCTTGTGCATTTGTATTGATTAGTAATATTGTTTTCATGCCTAAGTTTATCCTGACTCATGATCTAGTGTCATCGTGATTTTTTTTACTATGCTTGTCCAGTTGCAATAATTTATGTCTCATATTGCTAATGATGTGCTAACTAGTGTCAAGTATATTCTTGCGTATATAACATTGTCCACCTTTTCCTTGTATCAGGTACCCTCAGAGATACGACGACAACTATCAGATTCCCTCGGAGATACGACGACAACTGGTTGTTACAAAGGGTCCATCATAATGTATGCATGGTATGTGCTCCAGACTAGTTTTTTTCTTTTCCTGAAGTCTGTCTTTATTTGTAGTGTCATTTTAGTATGAGGTTTATGTGAGATGAGCTCTGGATCTTAAGAAGTACTTGTACAAATTATTTGGACTACGATTGTGTCTTTCcagattttaatttatttaaatgtTAGTGTCATTCCATTATTTATTTTTCATGGGTGGAATCCTTAAACACTTTAGAATATGAATTTAATTGCTTACTAGCATTGTTGGAGGTACATGGTGAAAGGTAAATAAGAAACGTGCATATATAGGAAGAAACAAATGTGATTAAGCTGAACTCAGGGATACCCATGAATAGAATCAGCTATGTTGGACCAATAAATCTGTAGGTTGAATTGATTTTGGCCTCATTGCGGTAAACTAAACCACTAAATGATAAGACTTGCCCTTCTCCAAACCCCTCGAAAAGAATCCCTAGATCTTTGTAAGTTCTGTACTCAATGTTCTCTGctcagatagatataagatacCCAGGATACTATTAGCAGACTTGATATCGGAGTCTCCATATGTAATATCTAAAATATTTATGTGTAAGAAGTCCATATTTAATCAATATGAGATTTTGAGGCGTACATTTACAATTTTTTTGGACTGTGCTTATATttctttaaattattttctaCCATGCTTGATCAGGAAGATGTATTCCGTTCATGGTTATTTTATATACAAATTCATTGGAGTCTATCTACTTCAGATTTACCTATGTTGGCGTTCTTACAAATTTGGTTGGTAGTGACCCCTTTTAGACTTTAGAAGTTGAATTTCACTGCTTACTAGTATTGTATAGTACATGGTAAAAGTTTGTTGAAAACCTACAACATGGAAGGAACAATATCCGATTCAGCTAGACTTGTGTATACATTCATGAAGAAAAGCAGCTATGTCAGATCCTCGCTACTGTAACCTAATCCCAAATCTCGACTGAACCCTCTTCTAAACGTTCAAAATACCTACTACCTCCGTCCCCCTCATTTATTTACATTTTTTTTCATATgcttgacacgcattttaaggcaactataaagtatagttccgtaattcatttttaaaattttctttttttttgtataaaaatttggacattagttttttatttagaaggaaaaagttttaaaaaaaattatgcaactacaTTTATATCTGGTCCTTTATGTTTTGCTTGTTTAGACACAATATCCAAAATGCACATATATAGAGACACCCAGAATGCACATGCCAGAAATTGATATTTACTGAAAATTTTGATGCAAGTACTTGAAATTTTATTTGTACAGTAGTAAAttgatatttatttatattttttttagcAGGCTGCAAATGCTTCAAGAACGGAGCTGCGAACTGGCACATGATGTTTCTGATCTGCTTCAACTTGGTGCCAAATTATCACTTAAATCCTCTATAAGGCTTTGTACCATTTAAGCCTGTGAACTAAACAATctattaaaatttatatattacATGGTAAGTTATAATCGGTGTTTTACGAAGTATAAATGGGATTATAATCCCGGGATAATAATCCGGGGATAACTAATCCCATCAAAATTAGTCTTATGGATTAAATAATCCTATCCTAAGTTTGTTTGAAAGGATTAAGTGTAGGATTGAAATATAATCCTTTAAAACTTTATTCTATGTTTGTTTTGTGGGATAGTACTTGGGATTGGAATAAAGTCCTTTAAATTTCTCAATCCTATGTTTGTTTCATATGGGATAACAATGAGGGGGAttataatcttttaaaaaatGACTTGTGGGAGGGGATAAAACAATACCTCCTCCCACCAAGCATTAGATGGGATTATAATTATATCATCTACTCTTACAAAACAAACATGGGATGGGATAATTTAAATGATTATAATCCTTGGATAATCCTTCACTAATTTTTTACAAAACAAACATggaattggaaaatttaaaggattataatcctATCTCCTACTTAATACCATTAAACTACCATTAAACAAACATGGCCCTATTATTTAAAAACAAGGGTAGGAGTAGGACTGCACCCTGATAGGATGGAATTAGGTTGATTTAATTTGTATCAATGTTGCATACATCCCAGTTAATACAAGATGCTTGTTGGTAATACCGAAGCCTCATTGAGGAGGAATTATTTGCTCCTTTGATAAATGAAATAAGCGTGAGTTTAACTATCAACAAAGACAATGAAATAGTGAAAAAAATAAAATGATGTTCGAATTTTTAGACAGAAAATTGATAATGCAGAAATGCACTAGAATATGCAACACAAAGTGCACCTATAAAATTGCACAAAGAAGACTCTTTAAAAATCTTCTCTCTTTTTAACAACATGGCTCTTTAACttatttttatcattaaaatattCATTCCTTCTAATTCTTGCATTACTTGTCACCCTCTGAATAAAATCTAAATAAGAACGATACATAAAGAAGGTAGCACTTCATGAAAGGATCCCTTATTTAAAATTTTGTAGAGAATagttatttaaaaaattataaaatatataatttattttatttttcatcatatatagttacaaattttaattaccaaGTTAAAAAGCGAagttacataatttttttatctaaaaaattattaaaatttaatgaaaaGGTTTAAAGTGGTTATGTTCTAAAATCAcacttattaaaaattatttcacggttaaatcaaatttaaaattaatttttttaaaaaaaataaatgttaAATTTGTATtatattcaaatataattattattctagattaacatcaaattttatatttttttaaataaaattttagatAGATATTTTATAACAAAATTAAGAATTCTCCATATATAATAGGGTTTTACTATTATTAAAATTGAGAGGCTTGTCAATGTAACAAAAATGCTGTAAAACTCGGAAATAGGATATACCCGATTACATCTTTAAAATCCAAGTAATTGACCAATTTTTTGAAAATTCGTTTTCAGCATTTGAGTACTGCATTTGAGTACTGGCTTAAATCCGAATCGGTTCACCTCGTCCGAGTTAACCGACTTTTAGAAAGATATATAATCAAAGAATTATTTAAAATCTTGAATTAGTATCTCTAAGTTTTTTTCATTAAGTTCCTTCAAATTcagataaaaaaattattaaaactaCATATTGAATATATCCATTTTTTAAAATTGTAGTTGTTTACTATAAAAAGACttattattttgttatttttacctttctttaaatacattttttttttatctttttccccgaAGAATATATTAAAAACGTATAATCTCACTTTAATATTAATAACTTTATTCTAAATCTTGTTTCATGACTTCATCTTTAGCCTCCTACTAATACTTGAAATTTCAAACTAGCAAAAAGCTGAAATAACTCAAATCTCAAAAATTTCATTGACCGCCCAActtaaataccaaaaataatttCACCAAATTATAACTTCCCGCGAAATTCAAATCCAAAACTTCTCAATTTCAAACCTCATTTTCACTTCCCGGGTAATTTCCCACCTTAAAAATCCCTCTTTAACCACTAAATCACCACCATTTTCATCAATCAAGCCCCAAAAACTGTTCACAATCCATCAAAAATGGAAAACACTTTCAAAGATTTGCCTCCCCTGAAGAGATTCAGGCTCATTCAACAACAACAAGAGCTCCAACTCAAGTCTCTCCCCGCGAAAAAACGCAACCTTTTTAGTACTAATTCATCTCCACCGTCATCACCCCCTACTTATTCTCTCCCCGCTAAGAAAAGGGTCTCTGCATTTCGCCCTTTTGACCTGAATCTTGAGTACCCTTTTTCCGAAAACGATGAATTAGGCCTGATCAAGGCACCCCTTGaaaaaaatcaagaaagtcaAGAAAATCAAAAAATTGATGATTTAGGCCTAAATCTTGATTACCCTTTTTTGGAAATTGATGAAATAGGCCAAATCAAGAAACCCctccaaaaaaatcaagaaaatcaagaaattgaTGATTTAGGCCTAAATGGATTAGGCCAATTCAAGAAACCCCTCGAAACAATTCAAGAAAATGATGAAAATGTTGGTATTGATGATGATGGGATTGTTTGTGCTGTTTGTTTAAGCACAGATGCTGATCCATTGGACCCTATCGTGTTCTGCGATGGGTGTGATCTAATGGTTCACACTACTTGTTATGGTAGTCCACTGACTAATGGAGTACCAGAAGGTGATTGGTTCTGTTCAAAGTGCCTAATTACCAAAAAAGACAACACGAAAGTTGTTTCGTGTTGTCTTTGTCCTGAGGCTAATGGTGCGATGAAGCGCACTGTGGACAAAAAATGGGCTCACATTGTGTGTGCTTTGTTTGTTCCTGAGGTGTTTTTTAAGGACTCTGAGGGGCGTGAAGGGATCGATTGTTCTGAGGTTCCTTTGAGAAGGTATCATAAGAAATGCTATGTTTGTGATACGATGAAAGGGTGTGTTATCGATTGTTCTGAGCCTAAGTGTCCTTTGGCCTTTCATGTTACTTGTGGATTGAAAAATGAGCTTTGTATTGAGTACAAAGAAGGGAAGAGTAAGGGGGCTATTGTCGCGGGTTTTTGCGAGACTCATACTAATTTGTGGACTAAGGTAATGTGTTGCAGACAAATATTTGTGTAAGATTTATGCGATAATCTTGAATTGTTTTGTGACTTTGGATTTTGTTTGTGTTTGCAGCAACAGCTATCTGGGAAGTTCAAGATTGTTGCAAGAGATGAGCATAAGAGGAACTAGAAGTTGTCTTAGAGATCTTAGATTCTTTTGTGAAATTCTAGGAACATACTTGTTAGAATCTATATAAGGGGGTTAAGGTGTTGTTAGCTTTGCAGTCCTTTCGTTATTTGGTTTTGTAATGATTAAGATGGATTTGGAGTTTGGTCTTTTCAATTATAATCATTTTTCATAGTAAATCTAATTGCTACTATTTTAATTGAGATTATGATTATGCTTGTATGATCTACACACGCACGAACACAAATGATATTTACATATCTCGAAAGGCTGATGCAGGCTTGAAACAATGCGAGTGTTGTTTTTTTAATCATGAAATTACAACCCCGTTAATGATAATTATTAGGTTGGATTTTATAATTTGATTAAAATCGAATTGAACCAAATTATTTCGGTTTGGTTTTAACCGGTCCATAAGATAACTTTGATCAGGTTTGATTCAAGAAAAAATGACTGTTCGGTC
The sequence above is drawn from the Apium graveolens cultivar Ventura chromosome 2, ASM990537v1, whole genome shotgun sequence genome and encodes:
- the LOC141705275 gene encoding uncharacterized protein LOC141705275 isoform X1, with the protein product MENTFKDLPPLKRFRLIQQQQELQLKSLPAKKRNLFSTNSSPPSSPPTYSLPAKKRVSAFRPFDLNLEYPFSENDELGLIKAPLEKNQESQENQKIDDLGLNLDYPFLEIDEIGQIKKPLQKNQENQEIDDLGLNGLGQFKKPLETIQENDENVGIDDDGIVCAVCLSTDADPLDPIVFCDGCDLMVHTTCYGSPLTNGVPEGDWFCSKCLITKKDNTKVVSCCLCPEANGAMKRTVDKKWAHIVCALFVPEVFFKDSEGREGIDCSEVPLRRYHKKCYVCDTMKGCVIDCSEPKCPLAFHVTCGLKNELCIEYKEGKSKGAIVAGFCETHTNLWTKQQLSGKFKIVARDEHKRN
- the LOC141705275 gene encoding uncharacterized protein LOC141705275 isoform X2; translated protein: MENTFKDLPPLKRFRLIQQQQELQLKSLPAKKRNLFSTNSSPPSSPPTYSLPAKKRVSAFRPFDLNLEYPFSENDELGLIKAPLEKNQESQENQKIDDLGLNLDYPFLEIDEIGQIKKPLQKNQENQEIDDLGLNGLGQFKKPLETIQENDENVGIDDDGIVCAVCLSTDADPLDPIVFCDGCDLMVHTTCYGSPLTNGVPEGDWFCSKCLITKKDNTKVVSCCLCPEANGAMKRTVDKKWAHIVCALFVPEVFFKDSEGREGIDCSEVPLRRYHKKCYVCDTMKGCVIDCSEPKCPLAFHVTCGLKNELCIEYKEGKSKGAIVAGFCETHTNLWTKLSGKFKIVARDEHKRN